In Staphylococcus lloydii, the following proteins share a genomic window:
- the cymR gene encoding cysteine metabolism transcriptional regulator CymR → MKISTKGRYGLTLMISLAKKEGQGCVSLKSIAEENSLSDLYLEQLVGPLRNAGLIRSVRGAKGGYQLRVPAEEISAGDIIRLLEGPITFVESIESEPPAQKQLWIRMRDAVRDVLDNTTLKYLAEYKETDNLDGYMFYI, encoded by the coding sequence ATGAAGATTTCTACTAAAGGAAGATACGGACTAACTTTAATGATTTCCTTAGCCAAAAAAGAAGGGCAAGGTTGCGTTTCATTAAAATCTATAGCAGAAGAAAATAGTCTAAGTGATTTATATTTAGAACAACTTGTTGGTCCGCTAAGAAATGCTGGATTAATACGTAGTGTACGTGGCGCTAAAGGTGGTTACCAATTAAGAGTACCAGCTGAAGAAATAAGTGCAGGGGATATTATTCGACTGTTAGAAGGCCCCATCACTTTCGTTGAAAGCATCGAATCTGAGCCACCAGCACAAAAACAATTATGGATTAGAATGCGCGATGCAGTAAGAGATGTGCTTGATAATACTACGCTTAAGTATTTAGCAGAATATAAAGAAACAGACAATTTAGATGGCTACATGTTCTATATTTAA